The DNA sequence GGTAAGTTGCAGTACCGAGGGTGTTGATGGCAAGGCGTTGGTGACCTCAATGTAGAGGCACACCTTGGAGGAGACACTTCCTGTAATGATGGAGAGTGAGACTGCTGATAATGATGTTTGCCACGCATTCACTTACTCAGTGCTAGAGATGCTGGCATTGTGTGGCGAGATGAGGCATGGGAACCCTTCTTAGCCGAATGATACAGAAATTGTGTTCCAATTTTGATGTGGCTTTTTCAAAACTAGACGTGGAAGAGTTCTTAATGGATCTTGGGGTCCAAAATGTTTCTCCTGCTGTAGACGTCAAGCCTTCAAAGAGAGTTTTTGTAACTTTGAACAGCGATGACAAGGGTTTACTCGGTACTCAGGACCAATGCACAGAAGACACCAATTGTGGAGATCAGTGAATGAAATGGCCCCATTGCACCGAGAACATCTCTTGAAGCCACTAGAAGGCTTCAACATTGTAGGAAAAACAGCCAATGCAAAATTGAAGAAATCAATTTTTTCTCAGAAGGTCGACTAATTTGATGACCAAAAGAGAGTTGATGCTGCTGGCCAGAAACCCAGCTCAAGGAGAACAAAAGCCCgcaaaaaagaggaagaaaaaattttgagaaaatctcccaagaaattaaaataatacaaaagaaaaataaaagaaattaaaacgaatcaggaaggcacaaaaaagagaaaatagCACAATTGGAGACACTCTAACACACGCACTTAGTCCATGGAAAACTAAGGACTGATGGTCCTGCAAGCtaacgtcgggcgggaaggcagtcACACGTGCGCGGTACAGGTGGTCTCAAGACATCTAAAGTCATTAAAGTGATAGTACACTTGCActatccgtaccggggctccgagGGGGAGGTCATCCATCAATGAAAATATGTTGTCTGCTTGCCTTGGGATAAATGACTATATTTCAAGGTAAATTCcaacaaagagaaaaacaaaattatGAAAATTTTAGAAGCTGTAGAAATTTCAGAAAGTGAAACAGATTCAAAGGAGTGTGATTCATTGGCAAGATCATCAAAATATAATTCTGCTCCAGTGAAGCAGCAAAGGTATTAGCagttatattttatttcttttcacaGATAAGTAAAACAGTTAAGACATTTTCATTAATAAACAAGGCTTTGCattttaacaacaacaaaaaaaaaatttgaaaatttcattttttttccaaatttaaaTTTACGGAGGTTTATTCTTTCCTCGTTTTCCCAATTTAGGGCATACCGTAAATATGTGTATAGAGCAAAGATTcaagaagaaaaaatgttttaaacataTTTACTTACAAATGTACGGGAAATGgcttcattttcaaaactaccgtatttttcactctataagatgcactggaccagaattttttcttcttggtttttcctcctctacacttaGATgtgtctggtggtctggtgctgggaagcccacagcccaaagccccctggtaccttttttttttaactggcatTGTTGGTGCTAGActgctgcctttctccctgcagAGCGGCGCGTAAGGCAGGAgcgtgacctttgcgcttcctgcctggtcccgctccGTGATTGGCTTGACATCAGTTCTCGCGAATTGTGAGAACTGATGGCAAGCCAATCATGGAGCAGAGCGGGAtcaggcaggaagcacaaaggtcaCACTCCTGCCTTATGCACCGCTCTACAGGGAGAAAGGTACCGTCTAGCACCGACAACGccagttaaaaaaaggtacccgGGGGGAGGTATATtctctccataagacgcacccacttttccactttctttttgggggtggaaaaagtacatcttatgaagtgaaaaatacagtaattactGTTTTTATTTGCAAACCCTTCTACTCCTGAATTAGCCACTCTGCTATTCAATTAGTTTGCCTTCACTTTCTGCTCTAGCCTCATTGGAGACAATTCCATGATTATATGTAAATACATTATTAACTGTGTTAAATATTTAGGGTTGGAGTTAAATCCAAAACTTTAGCTATGCTTTCTAAAACCAGAACTAAATTGTCTGTTCATGAATTATTTTAGGAGATTCCTCCCAAGTGGGATTCCTCTAGGATTAATGTAAAATTTATGGTACAATTttcatatataaaaaataaaaattaggtttttacctggaTAATTTCTGTCAATCTTCAGAAAAGTCCATACGTTAGGTGATCAATCCCTAGCTACGAACTGGCCTTGCAGAAGTGTGTCACTAACACCTTTCTGTACCTCCCTCATTCCCAATGGAGTGGAATGCCCTCTTCAGTTTGCTCTAAAGCAATCAATCTCCACTGAATGGGGAACTTTCATGAAAACATCATAAATATATCTGTTCTGcaacttattttaaaaaaagaacaattatTAACAAGCATTTATAACATAGCAGCAATAGTGAACCAACCTACTGTATGCAACAAGAACTAACATCAAAGGAGTCAGGAGCTCAACAAGTCACTTATACAGGATTTCTTTATGCTTAGCCATCTGACAGGAGAAGAACTCCAGTTCTGGGATTTAGAAATatctgaggcagaaagcaggcaaaTCAGGAACACTGAGGGCGGGCCTTACCGATTCCTGTGAAGATTAACAGGAGGAGGATTatctaggtaagaacctaatctttcattctgttacttCTACATAGGAGTCCAAAATGGCTGACATCTAGGTTTGGATAGAAGAACCTGCCCACAAGACTGATGACCCAATGGTGACCTCCTCTCGAGCTGCCACGTCCACTCTGTAAATATTCATAAAGGCATGAAGAGTAGACTAAGTAGCTGTTCTACAAATATCTGTGGGAGGAACTGCTCGAGACACTGCTCATGAAGATGCAACACTCCTGGTTGAGTGCGCCTTAAGAGAAACTGGTGGCTGCTTGCCACAGACGATGTATGACAACAAAATGGCCATGCAAATCTATCTGGCTATAGAAGCCTTGGACGCTGGTCTGTCCCATCTGGACTGGCTAGTTAAcacaaacagatggtctgaaAGACGAAAATCACTTGTCTTTTCCAGGTAGTGATGTAAAACTCTTCGCACATCCAGTTTCTGTAAAATCCTATCCTGCTTACTCAAGCCTGTGGTTTGTAAAGCAAGCAGATAAACTTCTTGGTTGATGTGGAAATCCGATACAACATTCAGAAGGAAGGAACAGTATGGAGAGCTACTCCAGCTTCCATGATCCTGAGAAATGACTCTCTGCAGGAGAGAGCTTGCAATTCCAATATTCGTCTTGCTGAGACAATCGCCACCTGAAACACCGTCTTGACCGTGAGATTCAAGATGGATGCCTCCTGCAGGGGCTCATACAGAAGCTTAATGAGACCATTTAGAAAGATGTTAAGATTTCAGGATGGaaaaggtagatataataggcatctcagagacctggtggaaggacaatcaatgggacactattacatgggtacaaattatatcacaaggatagagtagatcaaattggaggagagggggttgtgctatatgtcaaatagggaattgaatcaaataaaataaacattctgcatgcaTATAGCAGTGTaaaatccatatggatagaaattccatttgTGAAGGTGAgatctgtactggaaccggtgctatttaacttatttctaAATGATCAGAAAATTGAGACGAGTGAGGTAAttcaatttgcaaatgacactaaactgttcaaaattattAAAACGCATGCAGGCAGAcctcaggaaattggaagactgggcatcccaaGAGGCAGATGaaacttaatgtggacaaatgcaaagtgatgcaaattgggaaaaataacccaaatcacagttaccagatgctacgatccaccttgggggttagcgcccaagaaaaggatctgggtgtcaattGTAGACAatttgatgaaaccttctgcccaatgtgtggcggcagccaaaaaagcaaacgaaGATacaaggaattattaaaaaagagatggttaacaagactaagaatgttataatgctccatgggcgacttcacctggagtattgtgtccaattCTGATctacttatctcaagaaagatataacagcactaggaaaggttcaaaaagcgaccaagatgataaagatgaTGGAAATCCTCTCAAATAacgaaagactaaaaagattaaggctctttagcttggaaaagagatggctgagaggagatatgattgaaatctacaaaagcctgagtggaatagaacgggtacaagtggattgatttttcactctgtcaaaaattacaaagactaggggacacttgatgaagttacagggaaatactttcaaaaccaataggaggaaatattttttcactcagagaatagttcagctctggaacacattgccagaggttgtggtaagagtagatagtgtagctggttttaagaaaggtttggacaatttcctggaggaaaaatccatagtctgttattgagaaagacatggggaaagtcactgcttgccctggatcactagcatggaatgttgctactctggattttggccaggtactagaggcctggattggccaccgtgagaacgggctactgggcttgatgaaccattggtctgacccagtaaggtattcttatgttcttataaggttGACTTAGTGGAGGTCACAACCAGAGTGCACCTCTTAGGAATCTGGACACATCTGGATGAGCTGCCAGAAAATCTTTACCTTCTTGCGTCCGGAAGTATAAGAGGTCTCATGAAGTGtatcaacacaatgaggtctaccattttctctgtcagcactccatctctttggaataatattccgacccacttacgggaagaatcaattcttcaccattttaagacgaagctaaaaacatttattttccttgacgctttcgagacctaaatgtccttttcagggctacatagttttattttattttttgccacccttccttttgttttttcccctatatgtttttctttctacttgatcattgtagttcttgccctttttccttttgttcctgtttggttttaaatgtttttaataactattattgtttttaataatgtgctgtaattttaaatatgtttttttagtcaatatatgtttttatgacattgtacaccacctagaaggctgattgggcagtatatgaaatcttaaataaacttgaaacttgatacaccCTAGACTAACGGCAGTGTGCATTCCGGCTGCACAGCACATTTTGGGCTCATTAAAAAAGCTCTCATGACTTGGGGGAAAAATCTTGTTCAGGCAAAATAAATTAGCCCTGCAGAACCTCAGACTGGGCTTTCATGGGTTCCATAGATTCCATGCATCTGCGCATCACGCTTTCACGAATTCAGGCTCTGGACAAGACTTGCTTCCCATCTCCTGAACCCACAGCGGTTCCTCAGCCCTGGAGGACATGGatggggctaagctcaaagttcCTACCCCCCCTCACATGTGCCGCGGCATGTGGTATATGGACGCTCCTCTGCCAGCCATCTGGTGCAAACTCGACATGAAATGGTGTCAAAACACCCGGAGGAGTCCATTCCAGCCAATTTTAGTAAAAATTAATGGGTTTTGAGACAGATAGAGGTCTCAGAAAAAAAGAtcctttaaaatccaaaatggccaatGCCAGAAAAATCATGCCAAAAAATGGTCCGTGGGGacttttttgaaagaaaaaacaccaaaatagaggttttggaggtgggggacctgacCCCAGAAGCTCAAAAATtaggttgtttggtttttttaaccccccccccttttctcataggaaataatggggctGTAATTATAGATCTGTAAAGATACCTGCTTGCCAGCTTTCTTGCAGCCAGAGAGAATGGAaaagactttctgcctcagaagtTCAATGAAATGGCACCAAATCAGGAAATCTTCGGGCTACCAGTCAGACTGACCCTGACCAAGACCTCCATCCCATAGAAACCTCAGAgtgtgatttgggggggggggggggcgcggaaTATGCAATTGGCTTCCTGATACCCTGATGAAGCCTACAGCCTATGCTCAAGCCTCTGAAAAACTTCAGAAGGCAAGCTGGTTCCCAGGTGAATGGATCCCAAGCCCTGAAGTAACACActgcaggctggctccacaggtccaccCAAAAGGTTTGCCCTGCAAGCTGCAGTCCGTCTCTGCAGAACCtgcatcctctcccaggcagagaaCGCCCAAATAAGGGGTCTCAGGGCACCAAAGCCTCAAAACCAAAACTTACagcagaaaataataaaaatatacagagcagagcagaacacctctgcacagttcgcttgcagaaagaaaaactgaaaaggGCTCTACATTCCACTGGAAATGAGGGAAGTACAGAAAGCTGTGAGTGACACACTTCTTCAAAGCCATTTGACGGCTGGAGATTGATCACCTAACACACGGACTCCTGTGTAGATGTAACCAAgtaggataattctataaagtagaTGCATGAATGTTTAAAACAGTAGCAAATACATGTGCATATGCACACATATGTGCATTAATGTCAAAATTCCAACTAAGCACTATTTTGTAAATATGCATGGATCTTACAGATATACATATAGGTGGTCCAGGCAAGGTTCAcacttacatgtgtaagttaAAGAATACTATGTTAAGAATATATTTCTGGCATTTAAGTCTGAGCACTTATAGAAGTTCTATGGAAGGTATAAGTCCTCGCACCTAACAGCATATGTACATATTTACCCatgtatgctagtattctataagggaaaagtaggtgtctactttcctttatagaataggagcCATGTAGGTACCCTATAGGCACTTACATATAGGTGCACTATTATAGAATTAACTCCTACATTTCTAGAGCTAATGCAATTAATTACTGCATTAGACATCTGAAGACGTAGCATTTAGTTTTGTTGGCAGGAGTATCAGAAGATTACCAAACTACTACAGGATGTCATTAATGGCATTCTTGACAATGTAGCCCAATTTAGTCCATATGTGTGTAATGCCATTTTTGATATACTTACTAATAACTAatccaagagaaaaaaaatctgctCAAGGAATTGACAGAATCAAATACAATTTTATATATAGCAAACCATACAATTTGTTGAGGGGTTGATTCTAACTGATATCACTAGCATACATTTGCTGCATAGATTCGTGCCAGGAAAGCAGAATCAGATGAGCAGTTTTTGGCATACATTGTATGTGAAGATATATACCATCCATAACAATCTGAATCAGCCCCCGAGTGAACTTCTAAAGTACTGCAGGAATATTCTCTTATGCTAAATCATTTTATCTTGATTTGTTTTTTAAGAATTAAGTATTTCAAAAAAATAACCCAGATCTAATCTGTAAATCTCCAATACCAATTTAAGTAACTTGTacttataataaaaaatataacaaTATTCTTTAACTTTTAAATGTCCTACAGAAAGTTAATTTGCAATAGATACACATTCAGATTTGACACAAAAGGCAACCAAATGATTTGCATTATTATAATGAATCTCACTTTACTGCACTAACATTTAAACTAAATTTCAAATCACAAAAACTGCAAGTGACTAACACTTAAGGATGAGCTtcgagatgctgaaaagcttacAAAGGAACACTGGGACTTAGCTGAGATGGCACGTCATTGGACAGTGGCTGCTTATGTGCATATGGCTGCTTTTTTTTATAAGAAGCCCATCGACAAACAGGACAGCAATGTCTCCCTCCAGCTAACCACATCACAATACAGTTTTGGTGAAACACATGACCACAAGGTAAACCCATTAACAGGCAACCATTTTCAAAATTCTCTAAGCATACCACACATTCTGTGCAGTGCAACATATTAGTTGGCCAAACTGACCAATTAGGTTCTATGTCCTCTTCAGTGCTACATAACCCATATGAGTGGACTCTCCTTTCAAATGGGCTAGCCAAGCTGGTACAGGAGCAATTCTGACATATGCATGTAGATGTTTCCTCACAGTAATTGTGTATTGTACTTAATTcatcttcttttgttctggtattaGGAATATTGCCGTGTTCCCCATTTGAGTCACTATCACTTTCCTGAGAACTTTCCAGTATTTCATCTTCAGAAGTGGTACTGAGACACTGAAATCGCCATGTTGGtaaattctttatataatcagttGGTATTAGAGGATGAAGCCACAAGTCAGGAAAAGCTAGTCGCTCCAAAAACAAATCTGGGTCTTCATCCCAATCAGATTCTATGGGAAAATGGTGAAGCGAGGCAATAGGATGGAAGAGGTAGCTTGTGTACCAATCCCACAAACTTGACAACCATTCCAAGTTATTAGCATTTACTTCATCATTGTTGTTACGCCGTCTTGTTCTCTCAAAGTAATCTATCAGTAAACCATGACCAAGATAGGTACTGAGAAACAGAGCAGGATGTGAAGAGTAGAATATCCAGTCAGCCCTTACCCATGAAGCTAAAGTGGTTGTATTAGAATATCTTAAGAGTTTTAAACTATACTCATAAAAGCTATCTAGGTAAGGTAGCTGCAGAAACCCCAATACAGGTAACCAAGATATAATTAAGAGGGAA is a window from the Geotrypetes seraphini chromosome 1, aGeoSer1.1, whole genome shotgun sequence genome containing:
- the LOC117363763 gene encoding E3 ubiquitin-protein ligase RNF103 isoform X5 — encoded protein: MHFYELVEDTKDGIWLVQVIVSDRSPLVDRVHWEKMVKKVSRFGIRTGTFNCSNDPRYCKKRGWVRSTLVMSVPQTTTSKGKVMLKEYSGRKIETEHIFKWITAHAASRIKTIYNSEHLKDDWNRSDQYRVKIYLFAKLDQPPAFFSALSVKFTGRVEFIFVNVENWDNKSYMSEIEVYRIPSYVLRTPEGIYSYGNNTGEFISLRGMDAFLRSLQPEVNDLFVLSLVLVNLMAWMDLFITQGATIKRFVVLISTLGTYNSLLIISWLPVLGFLQLPYLDSFYEYSLKLLRYSNTTTLASWVRADWIFYSSHPALFLSTYLGHGLLIDYFERTRRRNNNDEVNANNLEWLSSLWDWYTSYLFHPIASLHHFPIESDWDEDPDLFLERLAFPDLWLHPLIPTDYIKNLPTWRFQCLSTTSEDEILESSQESDSDSNGEHGNIPNTRTKEDELSTIHNYCEETSTCICQNCSCTSLASPFERRVHSYGLCSTEEDIEPNWSVWPTNMLHCTECVVCLENFENGCLLMGLPCGHVFHQNCIVMWLAGGRHCCPVCRWASYKKKQPYAHKQPLSNDVPSQLSPSVPL
- the LOC117363763 gene encoding E3 ubiquitin-protein ligase RNF103 isoform X4; its protein translation is MKKGGLTEGELYSALKEEEASEAVSSTNFSGEMHFYELVEDTKDGIWLVQVIVSDRSPLVDRVHWEKMVKKVSRFGIRTGTFNCSNDPRYCKKRGWVRSTLVMSVPQTTTSKGKVMLKEYSGRKIETEHIFKWITAHAASRIKTIYNSEHLKDDWNRSDQYRVKIYLFAKLDQPPAFFSALSVKFTGRVEFIFVNVENWDNKSYMSEIEVYRIPSYVLRTPEGIYSYGNNTGEFISLRGMDAFLRSLQPEVNDLFVLSLVLVNLMAWMDLFITQGATIKRFVVLISTLGTYNSLLIISWLPVLGFLQLPYLDSFYEYSLKLLRYSNTTTLASWVRADWIFYSSHPALFLSTYLGHGLLIDYFERTRRRNNNDEVNANNLEWLSSLWDWYTSYLFHPIASLHHFPIESDWDEDPDLFLERLAFPDLWLHPLIPTDYIKNLPTWRFQCLSTTSEDEILESSQESDSDSNGEHGNIPNTRTKEDELSTIHNYCEETSTCICQNCSCTSLASPFERRVHSYGLCSTEEDIEPNWSVWPTNMLHCTECVVCLENFENGCLLMGLPCGHVFHQNCIVMWLAGGRHCCPVCRWASYKKKQPYAHKQPLSNDVPSQLSPSVPL